One region of Rhodocaloribacter litoris genomic DNA includes:
- a CDS encoding MFS transporter — protein sequence MPASDLVYDRRAVLAWSLYDFANSAFTTLVVTFIYATYFTVGIAPNEVEGTSLWSLGVTTTGLVVALLSPYAGAIADRGAYRKRFLLLSTGICVAATAVLFFPTPGQVRFALTTFVVANIAFEMANVFYNAFLPDLAPREKIGRISGYGWALGYVGGLLCMVTALFVFVNPETPPFGLSKETGAHVRATNLLVAVWFALFSLPMFLLVKEKKQPPLPPGTGLIRSANRQLAATFRQIRRFRQVFRLLLARLIYNDGLITIFAFGGIYAAGTFGFTTEEIIVFGIVLNVAAGLGAYAFGFLDDRLGGKTTVMISLAGLAGASLLAVLTTSRLGFWVAGILIGLLAGPNQSASRSLLGRFVPPGLENEFYGFFAFSGKLTAFLGPFLLGRLTDLFESQRLGVASVLLFFILGGILLLRVDEKEGVAVAGRPARTAPLATE from the coding sequence TTGCCCGCTTCCGACCTCGTCTACGACCGCCGCGCCGTCCTCGCCTGGAGCCTCTACGACTTCGCCAACTCGGCCTTCACCACGCTCGTCGTCACCTTCATCTATGCGACGTACTTCACCGTCGGCATCGCCCCGAACGAGGTCGAAGGCACGAGCCTGTGGTCCCTGGGCGTGACGACCACCGGGCTGGTGGTGGCACTGCTTTCCCCTTATGCCGGTGCCATCGCCGACCGCGGCGCCTACCGCAAGCGGTTTCTCCTGCTCTCGACGGGGATCTGCGTGGCCGCCACCGCCGTGCTCTTCTTTCCCACCCCGGGCCAGGTACGCTTCGCCCTCACGACCTTCGTCGTCGCCAACATCGCCTTCGAGATGGCGAACGTCTTCTACAACGCCTTCCTGCCGGACCTGGCCCCGCGGGAGAAGATCGGCCGCATCTCCGGCTACGGCTGGGCGCTCGGCTACGTGGGCGGGCTCCTCTGCATGGTGACGGCGCTCTTCGTCTTCGTCAACCCCGAGACGCCACCCTTCGGGCTGTCGAAGGAGACCGGCGCGCACGTCCGTGCCACGAACCTGCTGGTAGCCGTCTGGTTCGCCCTCTTCAGCCTTCCGATGTTTCTCCTGGTGAAGGAGAAGAAGCAGCCGCCGCTGCCGCCCGGCACGGGCCTCATTCGTTCGGCCAACCGGCAACTCGCCGCCACCTTCCGCCAGATCCGCCGGTTCCGGCAGGTGTTCCGGCTGCTGCTGGCCCGGCTCATCTACAACGACGGGCTGATCACGATCTTCGCCTTCGGAGGCATCTATGCGGCCGGCACGTTCGGCTTCACCACCGAGGAGATCATCGTCTTCGGCATCGTGCTGAACGTGGCGGCCGGACTCGGGGCCTACGCCTTCGGCTTCCTGGACGACCGGCTCGGGGGCAAAACGACCGTCATGATCTCGCTCGCCGGCCTGGCCGGGGCCAGCCTGCTGGCCGTGCTGACGACGAGCCGCCTCGGGTTCTGGGTGGCCGGCATCCTCATCGGCCTGCTCGCCGGCCCCAACCAGTCCGCCAGCCGTTCCCTGCTCGGGCGCTTCGTACCGCCCGGCCTGGAAAACGAGTTCTACGGCTTCTTCGCCTTTTCGGGCAAACTGACCGCCTTCCTCGGCCCCTTTTTGCTGGGCCGCCTCACGGACCTCTTCGAGAGCCAGCGCCTGGGGGTGGCCTCGGTGCTGCTGTTCTTCATCCTCGGCGGGATCCTGCTGCTGCGTGTCGATGAAAAAGAGGGGGTGGCCGTGGCCGGGCGCCCGGCCCGTACGGCCCCGCTGGCAACGGAATGA